A genomic segment from Cervus elaphus chromosome 14, mCerEla1.1, whole genome shotgun sequence encodes:
- the LZIC gene encoding protein LZIC codes for MASRGKTETSKLKQNLEEQLDRLMQQLQDLEECREELDTDEYEETKKETLEQLSEFNDSLKKIMSGNMTLVDELSGMQLAIQAAISQAFKTPEVIRLFAKKQPGQLRTRLAEMDRDLMVGKLERDLYTQQKVEILTALRKLGEKLTADDENFLSANAGAILSQFEKVSTDLGSGDKVLALASFEVEKTKK; via the exons ATGGCTTCCAGAGGAAAGACAGAGACAAGCAAATTAAAGCAGAATTTAGAAGAACAGTTGGATAGACTAATGCAGCAATTACAAGACCTGGAGGAATGCAG AGAGGAACTTGATACAGATGAATATGAAGAAACCAAAAAGGAAACTCTGGAGCAACTAAGTGAATTTAATGATTCACTGAAGAAAATTATGTCTGGAAATATGACTTTGGTCGATGAACTAAGTGGAATGCAACTG GCTATCCAGGCAGCTATCAGCCAGGCCTTTAAAACCCCAGAGGTCATCAGATTATTTGCAAAGAAACAACCAGGTCAGCTTCGGACAAGGTTAGCAGAG ATGGATAGAGATCTCATGGTAGGAAAGCTGGAAAGAGACCTGTATACTCAGCAGAAAGTGGAGATACTTACAGCTCTCAGGAAACTTGGAGAGAAG ctgACTGCAGATGATGAGAACTTCTTGTCAGCAAACGCAGGTGCTATTCTCAGCCAGTTTGAGAAAGTCTCTACAGACCTTG GCTCTGGAGACAAAGTTCTTGCTCTGGCAAGTTTTGAGGTTGAAAAAACGAAAaaatga